A stretch of the Dechloromonas sp. TW-R-39-2 genome encodes the following:
- a CDS encoding NUDIX hydrolase → MIRYCNSCGATVTRLIPAGDTMLRHVCSLCGHIHYENPRMIVGCIAEWSGKILLCRRAIEPRKGFWTLPAGFMENGETTAQAAKRETLEESGATVEIDQAFAMFNMAEINQVHLFYRGKLSSPSYAAGEESLEVALFLPENIPWKTLSFESVHHCIALYLKDRDAGSFNFHEAELSALESHSASQE, encoded by the coding sequence ATGATTCGCTACTGCAATTCTTGTGGTGCCACTGTCACACGCTTGATTCCTGCCGGCGACACCATGCTCCGCCACGTCTGCTCTCTGTGCGGGCACATTCACTACGAAAATCCACGAATGATCGTGGGCTGCATCGCCGAATGGTCAGGAAAAATACTACTTTGCCGACGTGCGATTGAGCCTCGAAAAGGATTCTGGACACTTCCCGCCGGCTTTATGGAAAACGGGGAGACGACGGCACAGGCTGCCAAACGCGAAACACTGGAAGAATCCGGAGCGACAGTCGAAATTGACCAGGCATTTGCGATGTTCAACATGGCTGAAATCAATCAAGTACATCTTTTTTACCGTGGGAAACTCTCATCTCCCAGTTATGCCGCAGGCGAAGAAAGCCTGGAAGTTGCCCTGTTCTTACCTGAAAATATTCCTTGGAAAACGCTATCTTTTGAAAGCGTCCATCATTGTATCGCCCTTTATTTAAAGGATCGCGACGCTGGAAGCTTCAACTTTCACGAAGCGGAACTAAGCGCACTGGAGTCTCACTCAGCAAGCCAAGAGTGA
- the ccoP gene encoding cytochrome-c oxidase, cbb3-type subunit III — protein MSDFVSDFWNLYVVVIVTGSILACVALLIIQGKATFTPGKTMGHVWDETLEEYNNPMPRWWTWMFVITVIFAFVYLALYPGLGNFKGMLGWTAVGQHKAEVAKVDAAVKPLFDKYLAMDVKAVAADKQAMEMGKRLFLTYCMQCHGADARGAKGFPNLTDSDWLYGGEPEQIKQTIADGRMGVMPPHAQLGADTVKDLANFVRSLSGLPSDSVRAAKGKEAFASAGCLGCHGPEGKGMHAVGAPNLTDKVWLYGSSEATISETINNGRQNKMPAWKEFLGEAKVHLLSAYVFSLSQGAK, from the coding sequence ATGAGCGATTTCGTTAGCGATTTTTGGAACCTGTACGTCGTAGTGATCGTCACGGGAAGTATTCTTGCCTGTGTTGCACTGCTGATCATTCAGGGCAAAGCGACTTTCACTCCTGGCAAGACCATGGGTCATGTTTGGGATGAGACTCTTGAGGAGTACAACAATCCAATGCCACGCTGGTGGACCTGGATGTTTGTCATTACCGTGATTTTTGCGTTTGTTTATTTGGCGCTCTATCCGGGACTTGGCAACTTCAAGGGGATGCTGGGCTGGACGGCTGTTGGTCAGCACAAAGCCGAGGTGGCTAAAGTCGATGCAGCGGTCAAGCCGTTGTTCGACAAATACCTGGCGATGGATGTCAAGGCGGTGGCTGCAGATAAGCAGGCGATGGAAATGGGCAAACGTCTTTTTCTGACCTACTGCATGCAATGTCACGGTGCTGATGCGCGTGGAGCCAAGGGCTTCCCGAACCTGACCGACAGTGATTGGCTGTATGGCGGTGAGCCGGAACAGATCAAACAAACCATTGCTGATGGTCGTATGGGCGTCATGCCTCCGCACGCTCAGTTGGGTGCTGATACTGTGAAGGACTTGGCCAATTTCGTTCGTTCCCTCTCTGGTTTGCCGAGCGACTCCGTGCGTGCTGCCAAGGGCAAGGAAGCCTTTGCTTCTGCCGGTTGCCTGGGCTGTCATGGTCCTGAAGGCAAGGGGATGCATGCTGTTGGTGCTCCCAACCTGACTGACAAAGTCTGGCTCTACGGTTCATCTGAAGCAACCATCTCTGAAACGATCAACAATGGTCGTCAGAACAAGATGCCGGCCTGGAAGGAATTCCTTGGCGAAGCCAAGGTGCATTTGTTGTCTGCCTATGTGTTCAGCTTGAGCCAAGGCGCCAAGTAA
- a CDS encoding DUF3149 domain-containing protein, which translates to MAWELLFGSDIGLMSLGVIVGVLVIGVIMGKLYSSKVEEESRGLGK; encoded by the coding sequence ATGGCATGGGAACTGTTGTTTGGCAGTGATATTGGTCTGATGAGCTTGGGCGTTATTGTTGGCGTCTTGGTGATCGGGGTGATCATGGGCAAATTGTATTCCAGTAAGGTTGAGGAAGAGTCCCGCGGTCTCGGCAAGTAA
- a CDS encoding FixH family protein has translation MTMRDKSAWYKHPWPWILMAGPGLVIVAGVVTVWLAVVSNDGLVTDDYYKQGLAVNQRMHRDHQASALGLHADLMRSDGKVRLLLGAAAEVSLPETLVVKLAHPTRAGQDQLVEMKAEGQGFYSGQLLADVSGRWVISIEDPAGQWRLQGEWVADSGEPLRLETKLEK, from the coding sequence ATGACAATGCGTGATAAATCAGCTTGGTACAAGCACCCGTGGCCCTGGATCTTGATGGCGGGGCCGGGGTTGGTGATTGTCGCTGGTGTTGTAACTGTCTGGCTGGCTGTGGTCAGTAATGACGGTCTGGTTACTGATGATTATTACAAGCAGGGACTCGCCGTCAATCAGCGCATGCATCGTGATCACCAAGCTAGCGCTCTTGGTTTGCATGCAGATTTGATGCGCTCGGACGGCAAGGTTCGGTTGCTGCTTGGCGCGGCCGCCGAGGTCTCGTTACCTGAGACGCTTGTGGTGAAGTTGGCACATCCGACTCGTGCCGGACAGGATCAACTGGTCGAGATGAAAGCGGAAGGGCAAGGGTTTTACAGTGGGCAATTGCTTGCTGATGTGAGTGGTCGTTGGGTAATTTCAATAGAGGATCCGGCTGGCCAGTGGCGCTTGCAAGGGGAGTGGGTTGCTGATTCTGGCGAGCCGCTTCGGCTGGAAACCAAACTTGAGAAGTAA
- the ccoN gene encoding cytochrome-c oxidase, cbb3-type subunit I: MSGSQTTYNDKVVRQFAVMTVIWGIVGMLVGVIIAAQLVWPELNIGPWLHFGRLRPLHTNAVIFAFGGCALFATSYWCVQRTSHARLWGGPLVPFTFWGWQVIILLAAITLPLGITSGKEYAELEWPIDILITLVWVSYALVFFGTVAKRTVSHIYVANWFFGAFIIAVALLHLVNSAAVPVSLTKSYSVYSGVQDAMIQWWYGHNAVGFFLTAGFLGMMYYFVPKQAGRPVYSYRLSVVHFWALIFTYMWAGPHHLHYTALPDWTQSVGMIFSLILLAPSWGGMINGIMTLSGAWHKLRDDPVLKFLITSLSFYGMSTFEGPMMSIKTVNALSHYTDWTVGHVHSGALGWVAMVSIGSIYYLLPKLFGKSEMYSTKLVTTHFWIATIGTVLYIASMWIAGVMQGLMWRAVNADGTLAYSFVESVKGSYPFWAIRWLGGVLFLSGMLIMAYNMFKTIAGGKTQDVPVVVPVAHHA, translated from the coding sequence ATGTCTGGATCGCAAACCACATATAACGATAAGGTCGTACGGCAGTTTGCTGTCATGACCGTCATTTGGGGCATCGTCGGCATGCTTGTCGGTGTCATCATTGCTGCACAACTTGTGTGGCCGGAGCTGAATATCGGCCCTTGGCTACACTTCGGGCGTCTTCGTCCGTTGCACACCAATGCGGTTATTTTTGCATTTGGTGGCTGTGCGCTTTTTGCAACTTCTTACTGGTGTGTTCAACGTACCAGTCACGCCCGCCTTTGGGGCGGTCCGCTGGTTCCCTTTACGTTCTGGGGCTGGCAAGTCATTATTCTTCTGGCTGCAATTACCCTGCCTTTGGGTATTACCTCCGGCAAGGAATATGCTGAACTCGAATGGCCGATCGATATCCTGATCACGCTGGTCTGGGTTTCATATGCACTGGTTTTCTTCGGAACAGTTGCCAAGCGTACGGTTTCCCACATTTATGTGGCCAACTGGTTCTTTGGTGCCTTCATCATCGCCGTTGCTCTTCTGCATCTGGTTAACAGTGCAGCCGTTCCGGTTTCGCTGACCAAGTCCTACTCGGTGTACTCCGGTGTTCAGGATGCAATGATCCAGTGGTGGTACGGTCACAATGCCGTAGGTTTCTTCCTGACCGCAGGCTTCCTGGGCATGATGTATTACTTCGTGCCGAAGCAGGCTGGTCGTCCGGTTTACTCCTATCGCCTTTCTGTTGTGCACTTCTGGGCCCTGATCTTCACCTACATGTGGGCAGGTCCTCACCATCTGCACTACACCGCACTGCCGGATTGGACCCAGTCTGTCGGTATGATCTTTTCGCTGATTCTGCTGGCTCCGTCCTGGGGTGGCATGATCAACGGCATCATGACGCTGTCTGGCGCATGGCATAAGCTGCGCGACGACCCCGTCCTGAAGTTCCTGATCACTTCGCTGTCCTTCTACGGTATGTCTACCTTCGAAGGCCCGATGATGTCCATCAAGACCGTCAATGCGCTGTCGCACTACACCGACTGGACTGTTGGTCATGTGCACTCTGGCGCCCTTGGTTGGGTTGCCATGGTGTCGATCGGTTCGATCTACTATCTTCTGCCGAAACTCTTTGGCAAGTCGGAAATGTATAGCACCAAGCTGGTTACGACCCACTTCTGGATCGCCACCATCGGTACCGTGCTGTATATCGCTTCGATGTGGATTGCCGGTGTGATGCAGGGTCTGATGTGGCGCGCAGTGAATGCCGACGGTACGCTGGCTTACAGCTTCGTCGAGTCAGTCAAGGGTTCCTATCCGTTCTGGGCGATCCGTTGGTTGGGTGGCGTTCTGTTCCTGTCCGGCATGCTGATCATGGCCTATAACATGTTCAAGACGATTGCTGGTGGCAAGACGCAAGACGTGCCGGTGGTTGTTCCGGTCGCTCACCACGCCTGA
- the ccoS gene encoding cbb3-type cytochrome oxidase assembly protein CcoS, with product MESIYLLIPISVILVFGIAFAFWWSVRSGQFDDLEGPGFRVLMDDEMPKSEPKAKDSEKAENV from the coding sequence ATGGAAAGTATTTATCTGTTGATTCCCATTTCGGTCATCCTGGTCTTCGGTATCGCCTTTGCCTTCTGGTGGTCGGTGCGTAGCGGGCAGTTCGATGACCTTGAGGGGCCGGGGTTTCGGGTTCTGATGGATGATGAAATGCCCAAGTCTGAGCCGAAAGCCAAGGATTCCGAAAAAGCAGAGAATGTTTGA
- the motA gene encoding flagellar motor stator protein MotA — protein MFLIIGYVVILAAALGTYAVHGSLLALWVPLEYVAIIGLTIGYFIASNSIGVIKATVGAVPGILKGSKFTKAYYIDALAMLFEILGKVRKEGLMSIESDIENPDASPIFSKYPGLVHDHHVMEFVTDYLRMMVGGNLNTVEIESLMDVELETHHHEAAEPGHVVANIAGSVPAFGIVVAVMGVVNVMGSVGSPPAVLGKMIGGALVGTFLGILIAYGFVEPIAKLLEQKAHEDAKIYQMIKMVLLASMSGYAPQVAVEFGRKTLNSHSRPSFRELEEDLKSRKGK, from the coding sequence ATGTTTCTGATCATTGGTTATGTCGTCATTCTTGCGGCTGCGCTGGGCACTTACGCTGTTCACGGCAGTCTTCTTGCGCTTTGGGTTCCGCTTGAATACGTCGCCATTATCGGCCTGACGATCGGATACTTCATTGCCTCGAACAGTATTGGCGTCATCAAGGCGACTGTTGGTGCCGTACCCGGTATCTTGAAGGGCTCAAAGTTCACCAAGGCGTATTACATCGATGCGCTGGCCATGCTGTTTGAAATTCTTGGCAAGGTGCGCAAAGAGGGTTTGATGTCGATCGAAAGTGACATTGAGAACCCGGATGCCAGCCCTATTTTCAGCAAGTACCCTGGGTTGGTGCACGACCATCATGTGATGGAGTTTGTGACCGATTACTTGCGCATGATGGTGGGCGGTAATCTGAATACGGTTGAAATCGAAAGTCTGATGGACGTTGAACTGGAAACGCATCATCACGAAGCTGCCGAACCAGGCCATGTGGTGGCAAATATTGCCGGTTCGGTTCCTGCGTTCGGTATTGTGGTTGCGGTGATGGGCGTGGTTAACGTGATGGGCTCGGTGGGCAGTCCTCCTGCTGTTCTTGGCAAGATGATCGGCGGCGCGTTGGTCGGTACCTTCCTGGGTATTCTGATTGCCTATGGCTTTGTCGAACCGATTGCCAAGTTGCTTGAACAAAAAGCCCACGAAGACGCAAAAATTTACCAGATGATCAAAATGGTGCTGCTGGCTTCGATGTCCGGTTATGCCCCTCAGGTCGCAGTAGAGTTCGGGCGCAAAACGCTGAACTCGCATTCTCGCCCGAGTTTCCGTGAGCTTGAGGAAGACCTCAAGTCACGTAAAGGCAAGTAA
- the ccoO gene encoding cytochrome-c oxidase, cbb3-type subunit II has translation MKHEQIEKSVGLLIVLTLLTVIWGGLLEIVPLFFQKSTTTPVEGLKPYSAVQLAGRDIYVREGCFLCHSQMIRPFRAETERYGHYSVAGEYVYDHPFQWGSKRTGPDLHRVGGRYSDEWQRAHLMNPRDVVPESNMPAFAFLANTKAKDSVGADIEAKMQVMRGYANARSIPTYTDEDIKAAKAAIGDKTEMDVLIAYLQGLGTALSTMKQ, from the coding sequence ATCAAGCACGAGCAAATTGAAAAAAGCGTTGGTCTGCTCATCGTTCTGACGCTGCTTACCGTGATTTGGGGTGGTCTGCTCGAAATCGTTCCGCTCTTTTTCCAGAAGTCGACCACGACACCGGTTGAAGGTCTGAAGCCTTATTCGGCAGTCCAACTGGCCGGTCGCGATATTTATGTTCGCGAGGGTTGTTTCCTCTGCCATTCGCAGATGATTCGCCCGTTCCGTGCAGAGACTGAGCGCTACGGCCACTATTCGGTTGCTGGTGAATATGTCTACGATCACCCGTTCCAGTGGGGTTCGAAGCGTACCGGTCCGGATCTGCATCGCGTTGGCGGCCGTTACTCCGATGAGTGGCAGCGTGCACACTTGATGAATCCTCGCGACGTGGTGCCAGAGTCCAACATGCCGGCTTTTGCCTTCCTGGCAAATACCAAGGCTAAGGATTCGGTTGGCGCTGATATCGAAGCCAAGATGCAGGTGATGCGTGGCTACGCTAATGCACGGAGTATCCCGACTTATACCGATGAAGATATCAAGGCTGCCAAAGCCGCTATCGGTGACAAGACGGAAATGGATGTTCTCATTGCATACCTGCAAGGCCTGGGTACTGCACTGAGCACCATGAAGCAATAA
- the motB gene encoding flagellar motor protein MotB: MSDDSTRPIVIKRKKVIAGGAHGGAWKIAYADFVTAMMAFFLLMWLLGSTAKGDLQGIASFFQNPVKVAQAGGSGSGDATSVLQGGGKDLTRQAGQVKQGDVEAKKTTSFSKEAQVEFRRKEQERLEVLKADIQKMIEQSPQLAQFKKQMLLDITSEGLRIQIVDEQNRPMFDSSSADLKPYTRDILRQIGKALNGVSNRISLAGHTDAAQFVGGAQGFSNWELSANRANASRRELVLGGLEDGKVLRVVGLASTVLFDKNDPLNSVNRRISIVVLNQRTEDAILQEEGPESEVANPETVPQGLILPGVAKGTSG; the protein is encoded by the coding sequence ATGAGCGACGACTCTACCCGCCCTATAGTCATCAAACGCAAGAAAGTCATTGCGGGCGGAGCGCACGGCGGTGCGTGGAAAATTGCCTATGCTGACTTTGTGACGGCAATGATGGCGTTTTTCCTTTTGATGTGGTTGCTGGGCTCCACCGCCAAGGGGGATCTGCAAGGTATTGCTTCCTTCTTTCAGAATCCGGTAAAGGTCGCTCAGGCTGGGGGGAGTGGGTCTGGAGATGCAACCAGTGTGTTGCAGGGTGGGGGCAAGGATTTGACGCGCCAAGCCGGGCAAGTGAAGCAAGGGGATGTCGAGGCAAAAAAAACCACCTCGTTCTCGAAAGAGGCTCAGGTTGAGTTTCGTCGCAAAGAGCAGGAGCGTCTCGAGGTTCTCAAAGCTGACATACAAAAAATGATTGAGCAAAGCCCACAGCTTGCGCAATTCAAAAAGCAGATGCTGCTCGATATTACTTCCGAGGGTTTGCGGATTCAGATCGTCGATGAGCAAAACCGTCCGATGTTCGACTCAAGTAGTGCCGATTTGAAGCCCTACACGCGAGACATCCTTCGCCAGATCGGGAAAGCATTGAATGGCGTCAGCAACCGGATCAGCCTGGCTGGGCATACCGATGCGGCGCAATTCGTCGGGGGCGCCCAAGGTTTTTCGAATTGGGAGTTGTCCGCCAATCGGGCCAATGCTTCACGGCGCGAGTTGGTTCTGGGTGGGCTTGAGGACGGTAAGGTTTTGAGAGTGGTCGGTTTGGCATCTACTGTCCTGTTCGACAAGAATGACCCGCTGAACTCCGTCAACCGGCGCATTAGTATCGTTGTCTTGAACCAGCGGACCGAGGATGCAATCCTGCAGGAAGAGGGGCCGGAGTCGGAAGTGGCCAATCCGGAAACAGTACCCCAAGGTCTGATTCTGCCCGGCGTCGCAAAAGGCACCTCGGGTTAG
- a CDS encoding heavy metal translocating P-type ATPase, whose product MSQASCYHCGQPVPGDVNLPVTIADQPRPMCCYGCQAVAQSIVDNGLTDYYRSRDAMPESQREALPGILDQLALFDHADFQKSFVKALGETEREASLLLEGITCAACIWLNEQHVGRLPGVTAVDINYATRRARVRWDDSRVRLSDILGAIAAIGYRAYPYDAAKNEEISREERRDALWRLWVAGFGMMQVMMYAFPVYIADGEMTADAESLMRWASLVLTLPVIFYSSAPFFRHAWRDLMLRRVGMDVPVALGVGAAFVASLWATVTQSGEVYFDSVTMFVFFLLGGRFLEMTARQKALSVTEALAKLLPAFAQKLPNFPVDRTPEQKIVADLVPGDHILVRAGDTIPADGRVVEGVSCTSEALLTGESKPVPKMPGDPVTGGSVNAESPLIVRVEQVGETTRLSAIIQLMERAAAEKPKIVEMADRVASYFVAVLLLVAMLVAVGWYFVDPSKMLWITVSVLVVTCPCALSLATPIALTVSAGALAKDGLLVTRGHAIETLARASHFVFDKTGTLTTGRMRLIDVMPVSDLPRAACLQVAAALERSSEHPVAVALCRASDVDAFSAEQVISEPGQGVEALVAGKRYRIGRPAYVLGLGGGVLPDAAVNWLESGDTVVVLGDERGCLALFRIGDEIRDESKALVDALKQAGKKVVLLTGDAPSVARRVAALIGIDDVRAGVTPQGKHECVVTLQAEGAVVAMVGDGVNDAPVLAQAQVSVAMGGGAQLARTQSDFVLLSENLDHLRRGLLRAEKTLRIIRQNLWWSFAYNFVALPLAIAGWVTPWLAGIGMSASSLLVVLNSLRIQKQEHD is encoded by the coding sequence ATGTCCCAAGCTTCTTGTTATCACTGCGGTCAACCTGTCCCGGGCGATGTAAACCTGCCGGTCACGATTGCCGACCAGCCTCGTCCGATGTGTTGCTATGGCTGCCAGGCTGTGGCTCAGTCGATTGTCGATAACGGATTGACGGACTATTACCGCAGTCGCGATGCCATGCCGGAGTCCCAGCGTGAAGCTTTGCCGGGGATTCTTGATCAGCTGGCGCTATTTGATCATGCCGACTTCCAGAAAAGCTTCGTCAAGGCCCTGGGGGAAACCGAACGCGAGGCTTCCCTGCTGCTTGAAGGGATCACCTGCGCCGCCTGCATCTGGCTCAATGAGCAGCATGTCGGGCGCTTGCCGGGGGTGACGGCGGTTGATATCAACTATGCCACCCGGCGCGCGCGGGTTCGTTGGGATGATTCGCGGGTCCGGCTATCCGACATTCTTGGTGCGATTGCGGCGATCGGCTATCGAGCCTATCCCTACGATGCTGCCAAAAATGAAGAGATATCCCGTGAGGAGCGGCGTGACGCCCTCTGGCGCTTGTGGGTGGCCGGGTTTGGCATGATGCAGGTCATGATGTATGCCTTTCCGGTGTATATCGCAGATGGCGAAATGACCGCTGATGCCGAAAGCCTGATGCGCTGGGCCAGTCTGGTGCTGACCTTGCCGGTGATTTTTTACTCATCAGCCCCGTTCTTTCGGCATGCCTGGCGCGATTTGATGTTGCGTCGTGTTGGGATGGACGTGCCTGTCGCGCTGGGGGTTGGCGCGGCATTTGTTGCCAGCCTCTGGGCGACGGTGACCCAGTCCGGCGAGGTTTATTTCGACTCGGTCACCATGTTTGTCTTTTTCTTGCTGGGCGGCCGTTTCCTGGAAATGACCGCTCGCCAGAAAGCCTTGAGCGTGACGGAGGCGCTGGCCAAGCTATTGCCGGCTTTTGCACAAAAACTCCCGAATTTCCCGGTCGACCGTACGCCTGAGCAGAAAATCGTCGCCGATCTTGTGCCGGGCGATCACATTCTGGTTCGGGCTGGTGACACTATTCCGGCCGACGGGCGGGTCGTTGAAGGTGTCAGTTGTACCAGTGAAGCCTTGTTAACCGGTGAGAGCAAGCCGGTGCCCAAAATGCCGGGAGATCCTGTGACCGGTGGCTCGGTGAATGCAGAAAGTCCGTTGATCGTGCGCGTCGAACAGGTCGGCGAGACGACGCGGCTGTCCGCAATCATCCAGCTTATGGAGCGAGCGGCTGCCGAAAAGCCGAAAATCGTCGAGATGGCCGACCGTGTTGCCAGCTACTTCGTCGCGGTTCTTTTACTAGTGGCGATGCTGGTTGCGGTTGGTTGGTACTTTGTCGATCCATCAAAAATGTTGTGGATCACCGTGTCGGTGCTGGTTGTGACTTGTCCGTGTGCGCTTTCGCTGGCCACGCCGATTGCCTTGACTGTTTCAGCCGGGGCCCTGGCCAAGGACGGTTTGCTGGTTACGCGTGGCCATGCGATCGAAACGCTTGCCCGGGCCAGCCATTTTGTTTTTGACAAAACCGGGACGCTGACAACAGGAAGAATGCGTTTGATTGATGTGATGCCCGTGAGCGATCTCCCTCGAGCTGCTTGTTTGCAGGTTGCAGCAGCACTTGAGCGTTCGTCGGAGCATCCTGTGGCGGTCGCGCTGTGCCGGGCTTCAGACGTTGATGCTTTTTCGGCGGAGCAGGTTATTAGCGAGCCAGGTCAAGGGGTTGAGGCGCTCGTGGCTGGCAAGCGCTATCGCATCGGCCGGCCTGCTTATGTTTTGGGTCTTGGTGGCGGCGTCTTGCCGGATGCTGCGGTCAACTGGCTGGAAAGCGGAGATACGGTGGTTGTCCTGGGCGATGAGCGAGGTTGCCTGGCCTTGTTCCGGATCGGCGATGAAATTCGCGACGAGTCCAAGGCGTTGGTCGATGCCTTGAAACAGGCGGGGAAAAAAGTTGTTTTGCTGACCGGCGACGCTCCTTCTGTCGCCCGGCGTGTTGCGGCCTTGATCGGGATTGATGATGTGCGTGCGGGTGTGACGCCGCAAGGGAAGCATGAATGCGTTGTTACTCTTCAAGCGGAGGGGGCGGTGGTCGCAATGGTCGGAGACGGGGTCAACGATGCGCCGGTGTTGGCTCAAGCCCAGGTGTCTGTTGCCATGGGAGGAGGTGCTCAGCTGGCCCGAACGCAGTCGGATTTTGTCCTGCTTTCGGAAAACCTGGATCACTTGCGGAGAGGTTTGCTCAGGGCGGAGAAAACCCTGCGCATCATCCGCCAGAATCTATGGTGGTCTTTCGCCTACAATTTCGTCGCTTTGCCACTGGCGATTGCCGGGTGGGTAACGCCTTGGTTGGCAGGGATCGGCATGTCGGCCAGCTCCCTGCTCGTTGTTCTTAACTCGTTGCGTATTCAGAAGCAGGAGCATGATTGA
- the ccoG gene encoding cytochrome c oxidase accessory protein CcoG, giving the protein MISPEPPPSLSESVPPVVVSFYEKHKKIYIRDVRGWWNTWRWVLVWLTQIIFFGTPWLQWNDRQAVLFHLAERKFYLFGLVLWPQDVFYLALLLIISAYALFLFTAIAGRLFCGYACPQTVYSEIFMWIENRVEGDRASRMKLDKAEITFRKFRLKALKHLIWIVLSLWTGFTLVAYFTPVAELLNALPFGLSGWELFWMLFYAGFCYMQAGFLREQVCKYMCPYARFQGVMFDPDTLVITYDATRGDPRGARKKKVDKSLQLGDCVDCGLCVVVCPTGIDIRKGIQYECIGCGACIDACDPVMEKIGAPRGLIRYTTENALARHFSPTDIAKHILRPRIMVYTAILVAITLASAVSLAVRVPLKVDVIRDRSLLAREAEDGRIENVYNLKIMNTTEAAQRYALKVDGLGGAEIVGEPSVSVGSAENHEITVVVRVPPDVGNKGANSIFFDIKALGHDHISVREKATFLMP; this is encoded by the coding sequence ATGATCTCTCCCGAACCACCTCCTTCTCTCTCGGAGAGCGTGCCTCCCGTAGTCGTTTCCTTCTACGAAAAGCACAAAAAAATCTACATTCGAGATGTCCGCGGATGGTGGAATACTTGGCGCTGGGTACTGGTTTGGCTGACGCAAATCATTTTTTTCGGCACGCCATGGCTGCAGTGGAATGATCGGCAGGCCGTGCTTTTTCACCTTGCTGAGCGTAAGTTTTATCTGTTTGGCTTGGTACTCTGGCCGCAGGATGTTTTTTACCTGGCGCTGCTGCTGATTATTTCTGCGTATGCTCTTTTCCTGTTTACTGCAATTGCCGGGCGGCTCTTTTGCGGCTACGCATGTCCACAGACTGTTTATTCAGAAATATTCATGTGGATCGAAAACCGGGTAGAAGGAGATCGTGCTTCGCGCATGAAGCTCGATAAAGCCGAAATTACATTCCGGAAGTTTCGACTGAAGGCACTGAAGCATCTTATTTGGATAGTCTTGTCGTTGTGGACAGGCTTTACTCTGGTGGCTTATTTCACGCCTGTTGCTGAACTGCTGAATGCCTTGCCGTTTGGACTGTCTGGCTGGGAGTTGTTCTGGATGCTGTTTTATGCAGGGTTTTGCTACATGCAAGCTGGTTTTTTGCGTGAGCAGGTCTGTAAATACATGTGCCCCTATGCTCGTTTTCAGGGAGTGATGTTCGATCCGGATACTCTGGTCATTACATACGATGCAACCCGAGGGGATCCGCGGGGGGCAAGAAAAAAGAAAGTCGATAAATCGCTGCAACTGGGTGATTGCGTCGATTGTGGCCTATGCGTAGTGGTGTGCCCAACGGGGATTGATATTCGCAAGGGGATTCAGTACGAATGTATTGGCTGCGGCGCCTGCATTGATGCGTGCGATCCGGTGATGGAAAAAATTGGGGCACCGCGTGGCTTGATTCGGTACACAACAGAAAACGCACTGGCCAGACATTTTTCCCCGACAGATATCGCCAAACATATTTTGCGGCCCCGGATTATGGTGTACACCGCAATTCTTGTGGCGATTACGCTGGCTTCGGCGGTTTCTTTGGCGGTTCGAGTTCCATTGAAAGTGGACGTTATTCGGGATCGCTCACTTCTTGCTCGTGAGGCAGAAGATGGTCGCATCGAGAATGTTTACAACCTGAAGATCATGAATACGACAGAGGCGGCTCAACGATATGCACTGAAAGTCGATGGTCTTGGTGGTGCAGAAATCGTCGGAGAACCCAGCGTTTCGGTTGGCAGTGCCGAGAATCATGAAATAACGGTTGTGGTTCGTGTGCCGCCAGATGTTGGGAATAAAGGCGCCAACTCGATTTTTTTCGATATAAAGGCTCTCGGTCACGATCATATTTCTGTTCGTGAAAAGGCCACTTTTTTGATGCCCTGA
- a CDS encoding cbb3-type cytochrome c oxidase subunit 3 produces the protein MDINDLRSITTVLGLLCFLGIVAWAYGKGSKKGFEEAANLPFAGNDDDGAVSRTSHQR, from the coding sequence ATGGACATCAATGATCTGCGTTCCATCACAACAGTTTTAGGGTTGCTCTGCTTCCTGGGGATTGTTGCATGGGCTTACGGCAAAGGCAGCAAAAAGGGGTTTGAAGAAGCTGCAAACTTGCCGTTCGCAGGGAATGATGACGACGGTGCGGTGTCTCGTACATCGCACCAGCGCTGA